One part of the Bacillota bacterium genome encodes these proteins:
- a CDS encoding epoxyqueuosine reductase, with amino-acid sequence MEMKEALIKEAKQLGFPLCGVAAPRAFLDYPAVKKPYSSDGQTWPQPLELAPWCQSVIVVGLASEDKFLDTVVFNKNIRAQFYDEMIQHRLFRLRDWVCGQGQKAIVTDKLAFKRAAVLAGIGLMGKNTLIANPEYGSNLRLGVLLTDMQLSADTPLDPFTPELCGDCRRCLDICPAGALVDYKLDFGKCLVPALDFPGREDDRDLARQVQPLLDECSYVECNLCQKVCPL; translated from the coding sequence ATGGAAATGAAAGAGGCACTGATTAAAGAAGCCAAGCAGCTGGGGTTTCCGCTCTGCGGTGTGGCCGCTCCCCGAGCGTTCCTTGATTATCCGGCGGTTAAAAAACCATATTCAAGCGATGGCCAGACTTGGCCCCAACCCTTGGAACTTGCCCCCTGGTGTCAGTCAGTAATTGTCGTCGGTCTGGCCTCTGAAGACAAGTTCCTTGACACGGTGGTTTTCAACAAAAACATACGTGCCCAGTTCTACGATGAAATGATTCAGCATCGCTTGTTTCGGCTTCGGGACTGGGTTTGTGGACAAGGACAAAAGGCAATTGTCACTGACAAACTTGCGTTTAAGCGGGCGGCAGTTTTGGCAGGTATCGGCCTGATGGGCAAAAACACCTTGATTGCCAACCCCGAATACGGTTCGAACTTACGCCTGGGCGTGTTATTGACAGATATGCAACTGTCTGCCGATACGCCACTGGACCCCTTTACACCTGAGTTATGTGGCGATTGTCGCCGATGTTTGGATATTTGTCCTGCCGGTGCCCTGGTGGATTACAAGCTGGACTTTGGCAAATGCCTGGTCCCGGCTCTTGATTTCCCCGGCCGGGAAGACGACCGGGATTTGGCGCGGCAAGTTCAACCGCTTTTGGATGAATGTAGTTATGTAGAATGCAATCTATGTCAGAAGGTGTGTCCGTTATAA